Part of the Danio rerio strain Tuebingen ecotype United States chromosome 12, GRCz12tu, whole genome shotgun sequence genome, tgcaaaaaatTGGGCACCCTAACAGATACTGGGTGGAATTCATGTGACCTTTAACTCTGACAAAGTTTCCTGTATCtgcacatccccacagcatgatggcCCCTTCAGCATATTTTACAGTAGGGAGCATGTTCTTTTTCTGCCATGTAAAGCACCTATGTTTGTGGCATTTGTCCGCTGTATATTTTTTCTAAATGGTTCAGGCTTGTCCAGGTGAGCCTTTTCATTCCTCGTCTTGTTGGCAGAATGCAGAAAAGTCTTCTTCCGCATCACCTTCCACTGAGCTGTTCTTTGTGAAGAGTGCTCTGAACTGTGGAACCACGTACAGTGACATTATCAGCAGCAAGATGTTTCTGAAGCTCTTTGGCGGTGGTCAGTGATTTGTCTGTGACCATTCTAATCATTCTTCGCTTTTGCCTTTAGGGTATTTTTCTCGGTTTAGCACATCTTTCCTCAGAAGAAATGTTCCTATGGGCTTCCTTTTTCTTGCTTTATTTCTGACTGTGGAGAAGGAGACTTTGAACCTCTTTGACAGCCTTTTGCAACCTTTTCCTTATTCATGAAAGTGAATTATCCTAGTTTTTAGGTCATTAGGAAGTTCTTTTGAGGTTCCCATGTTGCTGCCTTTAGGTTCACAATAAGGAGAAGCACAACTAGCAATCAGCTATCATAAACATCCCTTTTCATGATTGGTTGCTCCTCTGTAGGGATTAAGTCATCCAAATCAATTTTGTGTAATCAATCAGCATTAAGTGACTACAggttttgaaatccacacaaaggagagggtgcccaaacttttgcgtagcctatttttcagtttcaatttaatttcacacatctcaatACTGCAACACTATGGatttctgtctgaaaaacatgacattCTGTAGATTCTTTAGATATCGAATGGCATTTCACTTCTCTTATAAAGAAAGAACACATAACTAAGCAGCCACAGAGGGATGCCCAAATTTTTGCATAAAACTGTAAACGCTTTATGACATTTAAGCAATGGAATACAAAtctttattttgcatattttaacaataaCCTGTGAAATTGCAGTATACAAAAGAAAACGCAGATTAAATTTAGCTAATTAAAGCTGTAGTGAGAGCATCTCTCTCGTGTTATCACATTGGCTGTCCATGCTTCAACTGAAACCCTTTTTATGATACACTGATAAAATTAGAGAAAAGTTAATTAAACAACACCATTTTTATGAGAGTACAACTtggtcaaaagaaaaaaaaacacacgtcATGAAGTCCATCACAACAGTCCATCAAACTATAAGCTTCCCACAGGTTTATCATAAGTTACTCATACACAACaatgtacatttttaagaacGTTCTTCATGTTAAATGTAATTTAGAAAATGAATGGAAAGAGTTCTGTCTTTCTTGTCAGGTATTTTGTTTGTTCCACAGCGATCGTATTACATTTTATGTGCATGACAACATTGTTTATATCATTTACAGATTTATTACATGATATTCATCTTGGGCTGCTCTTAGATTGAAATATGGATGGTAAAACTTGTTTTCCGTACCAGTATTTTCTCTGCAGCGAGAGTTACAGTTAGTATAGTATAGGCCTCAAATGGTGTGTttggtctagatcaggggtgtccaaactcagtcctggaaagctggtgtcctgcatagtttagctccaacttccttcaacacacctgccttaaGTTTCTagcatacctagaaagagcttgattagctggttcatgtgtgtttaattgggattggaactataatatgcagtacaccggccctccaggacctagttTGGACACCACCTGATCTAGATGTTATTGTTCCACGTGGCTCTTCTCTGTCTGAGCAGATTCAGGGAAAAGGCTTGGGTTTTCCACCAGAGTTGCACGGATCTTCTTCTTCTCCTTGAACCGGCCTGAATGAGAGACTTTGACGTGACGGCCTTTGGTGGCAGATTTGGTGGCCACTATTTTTTCCAGTCTGGCATCTAAATTGCTGTCTGCCGCATCATGGTCCAGGTCTTTATTTGCATTGTTGGTGCTGAAGTCTGGCGGTATTTCGTACAGGACTTTCGCCTCTGACTTCTTTTTCTTTAGGAAGGTGAGCTTCCACCATGCAGGGTCAGCCATAACAGGTCTGAAGGAGAGATGGCAAGAGCGAATGCATGTTTGTTAGACAGCTAAAGGATAAAGATTTTGGTTAAACTCATAGtacaaactggattcctggagggccgcagctctgtacagttttgctccaaccctaatcaaacacagctgatccaaccaatcaaggtgttcaagactacagtagactattaagcaggtgtgagttggaggtggttggaggggaactatgcagagctgcagacctccaggaattgagtttgagaccactgctcaTAGTATGAATGCAAGCCTATTTGGGTAGTGCATAGCATAAAACTCATTTTTCACCAAAAGTTTTTTATTGACAAACACAAAGTAGTTAATAATGTTTGTAAGAATAATTTTTGATGATGGAGAGAGCTTTGCCttcatttttgaaatgttttgtaaGCTAAACATGGCAATATGTCAGAAAGATTCAAATGTGTTTCCCACGAGAAACATAGCAGAAACATGTGAATTCATGATAGCAACATGTTAAAGAATTGTCAATCATGTGCTAAAatgtgttagaaacatgctagcaagaTGGTAATTCATGCTTGCCACATGTTAAAGGTGCCGTAGTtggatctgccaaaatgctatctgttagcatattatctttaaaACACAATCCCTCCCATGCCGTCTAAAGTcatgcctcctgaaatcacaaacACGCACCCTTAAGATAGCCGTAAACAACCCACTAGATCaagtcattcgccagttagaaaactttatagtcctttataatactacaattctaaaggaaaaactattttatgcagtatgttttcagttgtgtagcaagcaaaaattgtcataatgtgcaatatttcattgCCAGGATTGTTGGTCTCACTCTCATGCGCTTTGTCCTAAatcgactactgtatgcttagtggttggccggtgggtgcaggaattacacttattactaagccatacttacgtggtatttcagactgaatattcagagtagcatggtaaacaataaaagcagcgtcacaggctgtcattgttcaaaaatgaaccaatatcAATATAAAGCcaactataaaaatataaatatatttatacttaaTATAAGCCAACTATTAAATATAAAGCTCAGTAAAGTAAAGTTCGAATAGCAAATACATtattaatgctgtaaaaggtctctTCAATATTTCGCGGGAGAATTTCAATGGTTGAACAACACtcctgtgcatataacccattcgtaaaacAACAAAATCAACATCAGCTTTCCTTGACtacaatagttttaaaacagagcattacctgtctaaaagacttcagccatggtgtcatccttgctccagtgtgcaaaagtaactcccatattgattcaagatttttaaaagctttgattcagcatttgtttttaccgctgTCACTCTCATGTATGCACGTGAACATGGCGCACATGCACATG contains:
- the prr15lb gene encoding proline-rich protein 15-like protein B isoform X1; amino-acid sequence: MADPAWWKLTFLKKKKSEAKVLYEIPPDFSTNNANKDLDHDAADSNLDARLEKIVATKSATKGRHVKVSHSGRFKEKKKIRATLVENPSLFPESAQTEKSHVEQ
- the prr15lb gene encoding proline-rich protein 15-like protein B (The RefSeq protein has 1 substitution compared to this genomic sequence) codes for the protein MADPAWWKLTFLKKKKSEAKVLYEIPPDFSNNNANKDLDHDAADSNLDARLEKIVATKSATKGRHVKVSHSGRFKEKKKIRATLVENPSLFPESAQTEKSHVEQ